In one Streptomyces sp. T12 genomic region, the following are encoded:
- the lysS gene encoding lysine--tRNA ligase, translated as MPIVAQSTETTDWVSRFADEVIEESERRAPGKPVVVASGLSPSGPIHLGNLREVMTPHLVADEIRRRGHQVRHLISWDDYDRYRKVPAGIAGVDESWSEHIGKPLTSVPAPKGSAYPNWAEHFKAAMTEALAELGVEFDGISQTAQYTSGVYREQILHAMKHRGDIDAVLAQYRTKPKGGAKKSQKPVDEAELEAAEGSGAASEDDGSSGSAGYFPYKPYCGNCEKDLTTVTSYIDDTTELSYTCNECGFAETVRLNEFNRGKLVWKVDWPMRWAYEGVVFEPSGVDHSSPGSSFQVGGQIVGIFGGKQPIGPMYAFVGISGMAKMSSSRGGVPTPADALKIMEPQLLRWLYARRRPNQSFKIAFDQEIQRLYDEWDKLDAKVADGSALPADVAAHSRAVRTAGGELPRTVRPLPYRTLASVADITAGHQDQALRILSELDPENPLGSLDEARPRYDKAEAWINTQVPADQRTIVRDEPDVELLKSLDEASQQSLRLLLDGLESHWSLDGLTHLVYGVPKVQAGFSADATPKELPAEIKTAQRAFFALLYHLLVGRDTGPRLPTLLLAVGQERVRRLLGE; from the coding sequence GTGCCGATCGTGGCTCAGAGCACCGAGACCACCGACTGGGTCTCCCGTTTCGCGGATGAGGTCATCGAGGAGTCGGAGCGTCGGGCCCCGGGCAAACCGGTCGTCGTCGCGTCCGGACTCTCCCCCTCCGGACCCATCCACCTCGGCAACCTGCGCGAGGTCATGACCCCGCACCTCGTCGCCGACGAGATCCGGCGCCGCGGACACCAGGTCCGGCACCTGATCTCCTGGGACGACTACGACCGGTACCGCAAGGTGCCGGCCGGGATCGCCGGGGTCGACGAGTCGTGGTCCGAGCACATCGGCAAGCCGCTGACCTCCGTCCCGGCGCCCAAGGGCTCGGCGTACCCGAACTGGGCCGAGCACTTCAAGGCGGCGATGACCGAGGCGCTCGCCGAACTGGGTGTGGAGTTCGACGGGATCAGCCAGACCGCGCAGTACACCTCCGGCGTGTACCGCGAGCAGATCCTGCACGCCATGAAGCACCGCGGCGACATCGACGCCGTCCTCGCCCAGTACCGCACCAAGCCCAAGGGCGGCGCCAAGAAGTCGCAGAAGCCCGTCGACGAGGCCGAGCTGGAGGCCGCCGAGGGCTCCGGCGCCGCGAGCGAGGACGACGGCAGCTCCGGCTCCGCCGGGTACTTCCCGTACAAGCCCTACTGCGGCAACTGCGAGAAGGACCTCACCACCGTCACCTCGTACATCGACGACACCACCGAGCTGTCGTACACCTGCAACGAGTGCGGCTTCGCCGAGACCGTCCGGCTGAACGAGTTCAACCGCGGCAAGCTGGTCTGGAAGGTCGACTGGCCCATGCGGTGGGCGTACGAGGGCGTCGTCTTCGAGCCCAGCGGCGTCGACCACTCGTCGCCGGGGTCGAGCTTCCAGGTGGGCGGCCAGATCGTCGGGATCTTCGGCGGCAAGCAGCCCATCGGGCCCATGTACGCCTTCGTGGGGATCTCGGGGATGGCGAAGATGTCGTCCTCGCGCGGTGGCGTGCCCACGCCCGCCGACGCGCTGAAGATCATGGAGCCGCAGCTGCTGCGCTGGCTGTACGCCCGGCGCCGGCCCAACCAGTCCTTCAAGATCGCCTTCGACCAGGAGATCCAGCGGCTCTACGACGAGTGGGACAAGCTGGACGCGAAGGTCGCCGACGGGTCCGCCCTTCCGGCCGACGTCGCCGCGCACTCCCGCGCGGTGCGCACGGCAGGCGGTGAGCTGCCGAGGACCGTGCGGCCGCTGCCGTACCGGACCCTCGCCTCCGTCGCCGACATCACCGCCGGGCACCAGGACCAGGCGCTGCGGATCCTCTCCGAGCTGGACCCGGAGAACCCGCTGGGCTCGCTGGACGAGGCCCGCCCCCGGTACGACAAGGCCGAGGCGTGGATCAACACGCAGGTGCCCGCCGACCAGCGGACCATCGTGCGCGACGAGCCCGACGTCGAGCTGCTGAAGTCCCTCGACGAGGCGTCCCAGCAGTCGCTGCGGCTCCTTCTCGACGGGCTGGAGTCGCACTGGTCACTGGACGGGCTGACCCACCTCGTCTACGGCGTGCCCAAGGTCCAGGCCGGGTTCTCCGCGGACGCCACGCCCAAGGAGCTGCCGGCCGAGATCAAGACCGCCCAGCGGGCGTTCTTCGCGCTGCTCTACCACCTGCTGGTCGGACGCGACACGGGGCCGCGACTGCCTACGCTGCTGCTGGCGGTGGGGCAGGAGCGGGTGAGGCGCCTGCTCGGCGAGTAA
- a CDS encoding DUF2637 domain-containing protein produces the protein MAAPLQLTRMHRILIGVVVFGAVIIAGIGFAGSYAAVRELAIKKGFGNFSYVFPIGIDAGICVLLALDLLLTWIRIPFPLLRQTAWLLTAATIAFNGAAAWPDPLGVGMHAVIPILFVVAVEAARHAIGRIADITADKHMEGVRLTRWLLSPVPTFLLWRRMKLWELRSYEQVIKLEQERLVYQARLRSRFGRAWRRKAPVESLMPLRLARYGVPLAETAPAGLAAAGIEPALLPPAPKQALGAAPVADVARAVAAPVPQQAAPQQAAARQAAPQQAAPPGEERPELVAAPDPEQADYVQDWFNTPRNVEYQGGYNPAYNPQEQYEQWYQEQLQAEQYQEQYQEEPPVQEPSPEETGTFPIPVNPNRTRQLGEGGGTPEPADPTEEDYYQVFKKSIGGTGYPTPREFSENVEAEFGTALLPDEAKRMVTRFTNLYNAELEENHIA, from the coding sequence GTGGCCGCGCCACTGCAGCTGACTCGGATGCACCGCATTCTCATCGGTGTGGTCGTGTTCGGCGCTGTGATCATCGCCGGCATCGGCTTCGCCGGTTCCTACGCGGCCGTCCGCGAGCTGGCCATCAAAAAGGGCTTCGGGAACTTCAGTTACGTCTTCCCGATCGGCATCGACGCGGGCATCTGTGTCCTGCTCGCCCTCGACCTTCTCCTGACGTGGATCCGCATCCCGTTCCCGCTCCTGCGTCAGACGGCCTGGCTGCTGACGGCGGCGACGATCGCCTTCAACGGCGCGGCGGCCTGGCCGGACCCGCTGGGCGTCGGCATGCACGCCGTGATCCCGATCCTGTTCGTGGTGGCGGTGGAGGCGGCCCGGCACGCGATCGGCCGCATAGCGGACATCACGGCCGACAAGCACATGGAGGGCGTACGCCTCACCCGCTGGCTGCTCTCCCCGGTCCCGACGTTCCTCCTGTGGCGCCGTATGAAGCTGTGGGAGCTCCGCTCGTACGAGCAGGTCATCAAGCTGGAGCAGGAGCGCCTGGTCTATCAGGCCCGCCTGCGTTCCCGTTTCGGCCGGGCGTGGCGGAGGAAGGCGCCGGTGGAGTCGCTGATGCCGCTGCGTCTGGCCCGGTACGGGGTCCCGCTGGCGGAGACGGCTCCGGCGGGGCTGGCGGCGGCGGGCATCGAGCCCGCTCTGCTCCCGCCGGCGCCGAAGCAGGCCCTGGGCGCGGCGCCGGTGGCGGACGTGGCGCGGGCTGTGGCTGCGCCCGTCCCCCAGCAGGCGGCACCTCAGCAGGCGGCGGCACGGCAGGCGGCACCTCAGCAGGCGGCGCCTCCCGGCGAGGAGCGCCCCGAGCTGGTCGCCGCTCCTGACCCCGAGCAGGCGGACTACGTACAGGACTGGTTCAACACGCCCCGCAACGTGGAGTACCAGGGGGGCTACAACCCCGCGTACAACCCGCAGGAACAGTACGAGCAGTGGTACCAGGAGCAGCTCCAGGCCGAGCAGTACCAGGAGCAGTACCAGGAGGAACCCCCCGTCCAGGAACCCTCCCCGGAGGAGACCGGCACCTTCCCGATCCCCGTGAACCCCAACCGCACCCGCCAGCTCGGCGAGGGCGGCGGCACGCCGGAGCCGGCGGATCCGACGGAGGAGGACTACTACCAGGTCTTCAAGAAGTCGATAGGCGGCACCGGCTACCCGACCCCGCGCGAGTTCAGCGAGAACGTCGAGGCGGAGTTCGGTACCGCGCTCCTGCCGGACGAGGCCAAGCGCATGGTCACCCGGTTCACGAACCTGTACAACGCGGAGCTGGAAGAGAACCACATCGCCTGA
- a CDS encoding DUF3558 family protein — protein sequence MQRAAEREQRDRRDQREQRVKGLHRFLVCAAAVPVMLIATGCSSDSGSDDGAGDGAKTSPSASASVSPSPTVQAAAYKALPQPCKVLAKKTLEDLVPKAKSGKEGSSDDASTRGSCSWSSLDNNGVKGSQFRWLNVSLLRFDSDVTRGSGDKLAQEYYETQVQDARSVSGAKNVKSEPVSGVGDEATAVRYDLKKKEGSFKQETVVARVENVVVMLDYNGAGLAGEKTPSSDTLNKLAQKAAKEAVAAVTKANTSGSGSAGTPSSTPSKSASKTPSKSPSASASKAASSSPSQSASKKS from the coding sequence ATGCAGCGAGCAGCAGAGCGAGAGCAGCGTGACCGGCGTGACCAGCGTGAGCAGCGGGTGAAGGGCCTTCACCGATTCCTTGTCTGCGCGGCGGCCGTGCCCGTGATGCTGATCGCCACGGGCTGTTCCTCGGACTCCGGTTCGGACGACGGAGCCGGGGACGGTGCGAAGACCTCGCCGTCGGCGTCCGCGTCCGTGAGTCCGTCGCCGACGGTGCAGGCGGCCGCGTACAAGGCGCTTCCGCAGCCGTGCAAGGTGCTGGCGAAGAAGACGCTGGAGGACCTTGTCCCGAAGGCCAAGTCCGGCAAGGAGGGCTCGTCGGACGACGCGTCGACGCGCGGCTCCTGCTCCTGGAGCAGCCTCGACAACAACGGCGTGAAGGGCTCGCAGTTCCGCTGGCTCAACGTCTCCCTGCTGCGCTTCGACTCGGACGTCACGCGCGGGTCGGGCGACAAGCTGGCGCAGGAGTACTACGAGACGCAGGTGCAGGACGCCCGTTCGGTGTCCGGCGCGAAGAACGTGAAGTCGGAGCCGGTCTCCGGGGTGGGCGATGAGGCGACGGCGGTGCGCTACGACCTGAAGAAGAAGGAGGGTTCCTTCAAGCAGGAGACGGTCGTGGCCCGGGTCGAGAACGTCGTCGTGATGCTCGACTACAACGGCGCCGGTCTGGCCGGTGAGAAGACCCCGAGCTCGGACACCCTGAACAAGCTCGCGCAGAAGGCGGCCAAGGAGGCGGTGGCCGCGGTGACGAAGGCGAACACCAGCGGCAGCGGCAGCGCGGGCACGCCGAGCAGCACCCCCTCGAAGTCGGCCTCGAAGACTCCGTCGAAGTCTCCCTCGGCCAGCGCCTCGAAGGCGGCGTCCAGCTCCCCGTCCCAGTCAGCGTCGAAGAAGAGCTGA
- a CDS encoding DUF3558 domain-containing protein, whose protein sequence is MQRKAYVSGVAALLAALLAGCTGSSDSGGTTDDANPGDSGTATAVAEPGRYRTLPDPCDVVGEETLDSLLPGVQELTDEEQREKAYEGTPTLTFDTDRKVGCRWKVESAEATDHLFVDFERVVSYDGAVSDDTEAQELFATQQEAADLPEPTSSETGGGDEGTSTTEPSGSPSPSSSPSTSASGSASGSGSASSSASPSGSGSGSTDGTIPEELQPRVLEDLGDEAFLDDELSSSGSTAQQRTVTVVFRTSNVIVRIEYEEQPTTVGTVPDSEEMQDRAQKLAARLADALSE, encoded by the coding sequence GTGCAGCGGAAGGCGTACGTATCCGGCGTCGCCGCGCTCCTCGCGGCGTTGTTGGCCGGCTGCACCGGCAGCTCCGACAGCGGCGGCACGACCGACGACGCCAACCCCGGCGACTCGGGTACGGCGACCGCGGTGGCCGAGCCCGGCCGGTACCGCACGCTCCCCGACCCCTGTGACGTGGTCGGTGAGGAGACCCTCGACTCGCTCCTGCCCGGCGTGCAGGAGCTCACGGACGAGGAGCAGCGCGAGAAGGCGTACGAGGGCACGCCGACGCTCACCTTCGACACCGACCGCAAGGTGGGCTGCCGTTGGAAGGTCGAGTCGGCCGAGGCCACCGATCATCTCTTCGTCGACTTCGAGCGTGTGGTGTCGTACGACGGCGCGGTCAGCGACGACACCGAGGCGCAGGAGCTCTTCGCGACCCAGCAGGAGGCGGCCGACCTTCCCGAGCCGACGAGTTCCGAGACCGGCGGCGGCGACGAGGGCACGTCCACCACCGAACCGAGCGGCTCGCCCTCCCCCTCCTCTTCGCCCTCGACCTCGGCGTCCGGGTCCGCGTCCGGGTCCGGGTCCGCCTCGTCCTCCGCCTCCCCCTCCGGCTCCGGCTCCGGCTCCACGGACGGGACGATCCCCGAGGAGCTCCAGCCCCGCGTCCTTGAGGACCTCGGCGACGAGGCCTTCCTCGACGACGAGCTCAGCAGCTCCGGATCGACGGCTCAGCAGCGCACGGTGACTGTGGTGTTCCGCACGTCCAACGTGATCGTGAGGATCGAGTACGAGGAGCAGCCGACGACGGTCGGCACGGTCCCGGACAGCGAGGAAATGCAGGACAGGGCCCAGAAACTGGCGGCGCGGCTCGCGGACGCACTGTCGGAGTGA
- a CDS encoding RtcB family protein codes for MSYVEMPGAKVPIRMWTDPATVEDVALQQLRNVATLPWIKGLAVMPDVHYGKGATVGSVIAMRGAVCPAAVGVDIGCGMSAVKTSLTANDLPGDLSRLRSKIEQAIPVGRGMHDDPVDPGRLHGFATAGWDDFWGRFEGVADAVKFREERAGKQMGTLGGGNHFVEVCTDTDGSVWLMLHSGSRNIGKELAEHHIGVAQKLPHNQGLVDRDLAVFVADTPQMAAYRNDLFWAQEYAKYNRTIMMALLKDVIRKEFKKAKPTFEPEISAHHNYVAEERYDGMDLLVTRKGAIRAGSGEYGIIPGSMGTGSYIVKGLGNAKSFNSASHGAGRRMSRNAAKRRFSTKDLEEQTRGVECRKDSGVVDEIPGAYKPIEQVIDQQRDLVEVVAKLKQVVCVKG; via the coding sequence ATGTCGTACGTGGAGATGCCGGGCGCGAAGGTTCCCATCCGCATGTGGACCGACCCGGCGACGGTCGAGGACGTGGCGCTGCAGCAGCTGCGCAACGTCGCGACGCTGCCGTGGATCAAGGGGCTGGCGGTCATGCCGGACGTCCACTACGGGAAGGGTGCGACCGTCGGGTCCGTCATCGCGATGCGGGGGGCTGTGTGTCCTGCGGCGGTGGGGGTGGACATCGGGTGCGGGATGTCGGCGGTGAAGACGTCGTTGACGGCCAATGATCTGCCGGGGGATCTGTCGCGGTTGCGGTCGAAGATCGAGCAGGCGATTCCGGTGGGGCGGGGGATGCATGACGATCCCGTTGACCCGGGGCGGCTGCATGGGTTCGCCACGGCAGGGTGGGATGACTTCTGGGGGCGGTTCGAGGGGGTTGCCGATGCGGTGAAGTTCCGTGAGGAGCGAGCCGGGAAGCAGATGGGAACCCTCGGCGGGGGCAACCACTTTGTCGAAGTTTGCACAGATACGGACGGTTCTGTCTGGCTGATGCTGCATTCCGGCTCCCGGAACATCGGCAAGGAACTCGCCGAGCACCACATCGGCGTGGCCCAGAAGCTCCCGCACAACCAGGGCCTGGTCGACCGTGACCTCGCCGTCTTCGTGGCGGACACCCCGCAGATGGCGGCGTACCGGAACGACCTGTTCTGGGCGCAGGAGTACGCCAAGTACAACCGCACGATCATGATGGCGCTCCTGAAGGACGTGATCCGCAAGGAGTTCAAGAAGGCGAAGCCGACCTTCGAGCCCGAGATCAGCGCCCACCACAACTACGTGGCCGAGGAGCGCTACGACGGCATGGACCTGCTCGTGACCCGCAAGGGCGCGATCCGGGCCGGCTCCGGCGAGTACGGGATCATCCCGGGCTCGATGGGCACGGGTTCGTACATCGTGAAGGGCCTCGGGAACGCGAAGTCCTTCAACTCGGCCTCGCACGGCGCGGGTCGGCGCATGAGCCGTAACGCGGCCAAGCGGCGATTCTCGACGAAGGACCTGGAGGAGCAGACGCGAGGCGTGGAGTGCCGTAAGGACTCCGGTGTCGTGGACGAGATCCCGGGTGCGTACAAGCCGATCGAGCAGGTCATCGATCAGCAGCGGGACCTCGTGGAGGTCGTGGCGAAGCTGAAGCAGGTCGTCTGTGTGAAGGGCTGA
- a CDS encoding tyrosine-protein phosphatase, whose product MDRHIRFDALHNFRDLGGYTTTDGHRIRPARLYRTDSLGKLTEDTPDWSRFLSLGIRTVIDLRYPWEIENSGRIPDHPSFTYHNLSIEHRPYNQAALTADVAPGPYLAERYLEVAQDGTAEIRSTLELVAKAAESDTPLVFHCAKGKDRTGLLAALILGLLGVPDETIIEDFTLTELAAPAFLAEWKALNNGPTPTWPGFNRTPPEVMSLFLSSLTTEYGGIEGYVSDALSLNPGALSTTLRSTLLEKLPE is encoded by the coding sequence GTGGACAGACACATACGCTTCGACGCACTGCACAACTTCCGCGACCTGGGCGGCTACACGACGACGGACGGCCACCGCATCCGCCCCGCCCGCCTCTACCGCACGGACTCCCTGGGCAAGCTGACGGAAGACACCCCGGACTGGTCCCGCTTCCTCTCCCTGGGCATCCGCACGGTGATCGACCTGCGCTACCCGTGGGAGATCGAGAACAGCGGCCGCATCCCGGACCACCCGTCGTTCACGTACCACAACCTCAGCATCGAGCACCGCCCGTACAACCAGGCGGCCCTGACCGCCGACGTGGCCCCCGGCCCCTACCTCGCCGAGCGCTACCTGGAGGTGGCCCAGGACGGCACGGCGGAGATCCGCAGCACGCTGGAGCTCGTGGCGAAAGCAGCGGAGTCGGACACTCCCCTGGTCTTCCACTGCGCGAAGGGCAAGGACCGCACGGGCCTGCTGGCGGCACTGATCCTGGGCCTCCTGGGCGTCCCCGACGAGACCATCATCGAGGACTTCACCCTCACAGAACTGGCGGCTCCCGCCTTCCTGGCCGAATGGAAGGCCCTCAACAACGGCCCTACGCCCACCTGGCCGGGCTTCAACAGGACGCCGCCGGAAGTGATGAGCCTGTTCCTGTCGTCCCTGACGACCGAGTACGGCGGAATCGAGGGCTACGTCTCCGACGCCCTGTCCCTGAACCCCGGAGCACTCTCAACGACCCTGCGCAGCACGCTCCTTGAGAAGCTGCCCGAGTAG
- a CDS encoding SDR family NAD(P)-dependent oxidoreductase, with protein sequence MPTAAPSAASRIAVVTGASSGIGAATARQLAAAGYRVVLTARRKDRIEALAEEINAAGHSATAYQLDVTDRAAVDEFAMAFKTIGVLVNNAGGALGADPVATGDPAEWRTMYETNVIGTLNLTQALLPKLEASGDGTIVVVSSTAGHGTYEGGAGYVAAKHGAHVLAETLRLEIVGRPVRVIEIAPGMVKTDEFALTRFAGDEERAAKVYQGVADPLTADDVADTITWAVTRPSHVNIDLLVVRPRAQASNTKVHREL encoded by the coding sequence ATGCCCACCGCCGCACCGTCCGCCGCCTCCCGCATCGCCGTCGTCACCGGTGCGAGCAGCGGAATCGGCGCCGCCACGGCACGACAGCTCGCCGCGGCCGGCTACCGGGTCGTCCTGACCGCCCGCCGCAAGGACCGCATCGAGGCGCTGGCCGAGGAGATCAACGCGGCCGGCCACTCGGCGACGGCCTACCAGCTGGACGTGACGGACCGCGCCGCGGTCGACGAGTTCGCGATGGCCTTCAAGACGATCGGCGTCCTCGTCAACAACGCGGGCGGCGCACTCGGCGCCGACCCGGTCGCCACCGGCGACCCCGCCGAGTGGCGCACGATGTACGAGACGAACGTCATCGGCACCCTGAACCTCACCCAGGCCCTGCTCCCGAAGCTGGAGGCGAGCGGCGACGGCACGATCGTCGTCGTCTCCTCCACGGCCGGCCACGGCACGTACGAGGGCGGCGCGGGCTACGTCGCCGCCAAGCACGGCGCCCACGTCCTCGCCGAGACCCTCCGCCTGGAGATCGTCGGCCGCCCGGTGCGGGTCATCGAGATCGCGCCCGGCATGGTCAAGACGGACGAGTTCGCCCTGACCCGCTTCGCCGGCGACGAGGAAAGGGCGGCGAAGGTCTACCAGGGCGTGGCCGACCCCCTGACGGCAGACGACGTCGCCGACACCATCACCTGGGCAGTCACCCGCCCCAGCCACGTCAACATCGACCTCCTGGTCGTCCGCCCACGCGCCCAGGCGTCCAACACGAAGGTCCACAGGGAGCTGTAA
- a CDS encoding ester cyclase, whose translation MGQAREVMDRLTEAITTADPKTIAELYAQDAVAVTPDGGELHGRDDIAAYWRQMTEMVPEGTYEPVHSYEVGNTAIDEGFFSGRNTGPIQLPTGETLPATQKEIRIRGVDFATVDDSGHIVDYRLYFDEMEFLGQLGLLPPT comes from the coding sequence ATGGGACAGGCGCGTGAGGTCATGGACCGGCTGACCGAAGCGATCACCACGGCGGACCCCAAGACCATCGCCGAGCTCTACGCGCAGGACGCGGTCGCCGTCACTCCCGACGGCGGCGAGCTCCACGGGCGCGACGACATCGCCGCGTACTGGCGCCAGATGACGGAGATGGTTCCCGAGGGCACATACGAGCCCGTGCACTCGTACGAGGTCGGCAACACGGCCATCGACGAGGGGTTCTTCAGCGGACGGAACACGGGGCCGATCCAACTGCCCACCGGGGAGACGCTGCCCGCGACGCAGAAGGAGATCAGGATCCGCGGGGTGGACTTCGCCACCGTCGACGACAGCGGACACATCGTCGACTACCGGCTCTACTTCGACGAGATGGAGTTCCTGGGGCAGCTGGGGCTGCTGCCGCCCACCTGA
- a CDS encoding YnfA family protein encodes MLILRSAALFAVAALFEIGGAWLVWQGVREQRGWLWIGPGVMALGAYGFVATLQPDADFGRILAAYGGVFVAGSLAWGMVADGYRPDRWDVTGALICLAGMAVIMYAPRGS; translated from the coding sequence ATGCTCATCCTCCGCTCCGCCGCCCTCTTCGCCGTCGCCGCCCTCTTCGAGATCGGCGGCGCCTGGCTGGTCTGGCAGGGCGTGCGCGAGCAGCGCGGCTGGCTGTGGATCGGCCCGGGCGTCATGGCCCTCGGCGCGTACGGCTTCGTCGCCACGCTCCAGCCCGACGCCGATTTCGGCCGCATCCTCGCCGCGTACGGCGGTGTCTTCGTCGCCGGCTCCCTGGCCTGGGGCATGGTCGCGGACGGCTACCGCCCGGACCGCTGGGACGTCACGGGCGCGCTGATCTGCCTCGCGGGCATGGCGGTGATCATGTACGCGCCGCGAGGCAGCTGA
- a CDS encoding helix-turn-helix domain-containing protein, translated as MATTTAAQRREQARIEYDAFLKSCPTNQLLDRISDKWVSLVVSALAPGPLRYSDLGRKIAGVSPKMLTQTLRSLERDGILTRTVTPSVPVRVDYELTPLGHNLAMLLTAVKDWAETHFDEVHEARERYDTENPDE; from the coding sequence ATGGCCACCACGACGGCGGCCCAGCGCCGCGAACAGGCCCGTATCGAGTACGACGCGTTCCTCAAGAGCTGCCCCACCAACCAGCTCCTGGACCGCATCAGCGACAAGTGGGTCAGCCTCGTCGTCTCCGCCCTCGCCCCCGGCCCCCTGCGCTACAGCGACCTCGGCCGCAAGATCGCCGGCGTCAGCCCCAAGATGCTGACCCAGACGCTGCGCTCCCTGGAACGCGACGGCATCCTCACCCGCACCGTCACCCCGTCCGTCCCGGTCCGCGTCGACTACGAACTCACCCCCCTGGGCCACAACCTGGCCATGCTGCTGACCGCGGTGAAGGACTGGGCGGAGACCCACTTCGACGAGGTGCACGAGGCCCGCGAGCGCTACGACACCGAGAACCCCGACGAATAG
- a CDS encoding NADP-dependent oxidoreductase codes for MRAVVVNSFGGPDVVEVVETELPEPGAREVRIKVAAAALNPVDAGVRAGVFGGAGKRIGLGWDVAGTVDAVGVAAAWNVGDEVVALDYGMVEPLGTHAEYVVVPTDAVAKAPATVDAVHAATLPLNALTAEQALGLLELTQGQSLLVTGAAGAVGGYAVQIAAHRGISVTALAREADEELVRSLGAARFTAGAIEAGSFDAVLDAAVLGEPALEWVRDGGRYIGVIPQAEPASVRGVRTGAVEVSADGAQLAELVRLLDDGVLTTRVAETFALDDAAKAHARLDEGGVRGRLVLIP; via the coding sequence GTGCGTGCTGTTGTGGTGAACTCGTTCGGTGGGCCGGATGTCGTGGAGGTCGTGGAGACCGAGCTGCCGGAGCCCGGTGCGCGGGAGGTACGGATCAAGGTCGCGGCGGCCGCGCTGAATCCCGTGGACGCGGGGGTGCGGGCCGGGGTCTTCGGGGGTGCGGGGAAGCGGATCGGGCTCGGGTGGGATGTGGCCGGGACCGTGGACGCGGTGGGTGTGGCCGCTGCCTGGAATGTCGGGGACGAGGTGGTGGCGCTCGACTACGGCATGGTCGAACCGCTCGGCACCCACGCCGAGTACGTGGTCGTCCCCACGGACGCCGTCGCCAAGGCGCCGGCCACGGTGGACGCCGTCCACGCGGCGACGCTGCCGCTGAACGCGCTGACCGCCGAACAGGCCCTGGGTCTGCTGGAGCTGACGCAGGGTCAGTCGCTGCTGGTGACGGGCGCGGCGGGCGCGGTCGGCGGGTACGCCGTCCAGATCGCCGCGCACCGGGGGATATCGGTCACCGCGCTGGCCCGGGAGGCGGACGAGGAGCTCGTACGGTCCTTGGGGGCGGCCCGCTTCACCGCCGGTGCCATCGAGGCGGGGAGCTTCGACGCCGTGCTGGACGCCGCTGTGCTCGGGGAGCCGGCGCTGGAGTGGGTGCGGGACGGGGGCCGGTACATCGGCGTCATCCCGCAGGCGGAGCCCGCGTCGGTGCGTGGGGTACGGACCGGGGCGGTCGAGGTGAGCGCCGACGGGGCGCAGCTGGCGGAGCTGGTGCGGCTGCTGGACGACGGGGTGCTGACGACACGGGTGGCCGAGACGTTCGCGCTGGACGATGCCGCGAAGGCGCATGCGCGGCTGGACGAGGGCGGCGTGCGGGGCCGGTTGGTGCTCATTCCCTAG
- a CDS encoding helix-turn-helix domain-containing protein: MEAPRHDTRGIVDPSGLLNRVRFRRHEPAEPLRRYVEWYWLIDWDLPAPYASHIVAHPAVNLTFQWDGADETEAPPYAEVTGVALGLYTRKLSGRGRVCGVKFRPGGFRPYAPEAPVSGWTGRALPAQEVFPQATGDAAHAIVTPAEDHARVAALDTFLHSLPCTPDPQADLAMSLVQHIRTDRTVRRVGDFARAEGLSVRALQRLFSTYVGVSPKWVILRYRIHEALEHAGTRTDVDWATLATELGYADQAHLVRDFTATVGVPPAAYAADARSGGAPGDTARE, from the coding sequence ATGGAGGCACCCCGCCACGACACCCGCGGGATCGTCGACCCGTCCGGGCTGCTGAACCGCGTACGGTTCCGCCGCCACGAGCCCGCCGAGCCGTTGCGCCGGTACGTCGAGTGGTACTGGCTGATCGACTGGGACCTGCCCGCGCCCTACGCCTCCCACATCGTCGCGCACCCGGCCGTCAACCTCACCTTCCAGTGGGACGGGGCCGACGAGACGGAAGCCCCGCCGTACGCCGAGGTCACCGGGGTCGCGCTCGGCCTGTACACCCGGAAGCTGAGCGGACGGGGCCGGGTGTGCGGGGTGAAGTTCCGGCCCGGCGGCTTCCGGCCGTACGCCCCCGAGGCGCCGGTGTCCGGGTGGACGGGCCGCGCGCTGCCCGCCCAGGAGGTGTTCCCGCAGGCGACGGGCGACGCCGCGCACGCAATCGTCACCCCCGCCGAGGACCACGCCCGGGTGGCCGCCCTCGACACCTTCCTCCACTCCCTCCCCTGCACCCCGGACCCCCAGGCCGACCTCGCCATGAGCCTCGTCCAGCACATCCGCACCGACCGCACGGTCCGCCGCGTCGGCGACTTCGCCCGGGCGGAGGGCCTGTCGGTGCGGGCGCTGCAACGGCTCTTCTCCACGTACGTCGGCGTCAGCCCCAAGTGGGTCATCCTCCGCTACCGCATCCACGAGGCCCTGGAACACGCCGGCACCCGCACCGACGTCGACTGGGCCACCCTCGCCACCGAGCTCGGCTACGCCGACCAGGCCCATCTGGTACGGGACTTCACGGCGACGGTGGGGGTGCCGCCGGCGGCGTACGCGGCGGACGCGCGGTCCGGCGGCGCCCCCGGCGACACCGCTAGGGAATGA